One genomic region from Hydrogenispora ethanolica encodes:
- the trpD gene encoding anthranilate phosphoribosyltransferase, with product MLKESLAKIIRGEDLSEEEMIRATAAIMEGEASPAQIGGFLTGLRLKGETVDEITGAARVMRQKALKVHYQAPVVIDTCGTGGDSANTFNISTTVAFIVAAAGIPVAKHGNRAVSSRCGSADLLEALGVKVDLTPERVEHCLQEVGMGFLFAPVFHLAMKHAIGPRRELGFRTIFNLLGPLTNPAGANCQLIGVYQAELTEPMAEVLRRLGVARAMVVHGAGGLDELSLAGVNHASLLQDGQITSFAFRAGELGLEEAPNETLHGDDPRANARITEAILRGEENGPRLAVVLLNAGAALWVAGAAADLPGGITLSRKLLEEGSPYAKLEQLRKIAV from the coding sequence GTGTTGAAAGAGAGTTTGGCCAAGATTATTCGCGGAGAGGACCTGAGCGAGGAAGAGATGATCCGCGCGACTGCCGCCATCATGGAAGGCGAGGCCTCCCCGGCCCAGATCGGGGGATTTCTGACCGGGTTGCGGCTCAAGGGAGAGACGGTGGATGAGATCACCGGCGCCGCCAGGGTGATGCGGCAAAAGGCTTTGAAAGTCCATTACCAGGCGCCGGTGGTGATCGATACTTGCGGGACCGGTGGTGACAGCGCCAATACTTTTAATATCTCCACCACGGTGGCATTTATCGTCGCCGCAGCCGGCATCCCCGTCGCCAAACACGGCAATCGGGCGGTTTCCAGCCGCTGCGGCAGCGCCGATCTATTGGAAGCATTGGGCGTGAAGGTGGATTTGACTCCGGAACGGGTGGAGCATTGTCTGCAGGAGGTTGGGATGGGTTTTTTATTTGCGCCCGTCTTCCATCTGGCGATGAAACATGCAATCGGTCCCCGCCGGGAACTGGGGTTCCGCACCATCTTTAATCTGTTGGGCCCGCTGACCAATCCGGCCGGCGCCAATTGCCAACTGATCGGAGTCTATCAAGCGGAATTGACCGAACCAATGGCCGAAGTATTGCGGCGGTTGGGGGTCGCCCGGGCGATGGTAGTCCATGGCGCGGGGGGGCTCGATGAATTATCGTTGGCTGGCGTGAATCACGCCAGTCTGTTGCAAGACGGTCAGATTACCAGCTTCGCCTTTCGAGCCGGGGAGCTGGGGCTGGAAGAAGCGCCCAATGAAACCTTGCACGGAGACGATCCGCGCGCCAATGCCCGGATCACCGAAGCCATTCTGAGGGGAGAAGAGAACGGGCCGCGCTTGGCGGTGGTTCTGTTAAACGCCGGCGCCGCTCTATGGGTGGCCGGAGCCGCCGCTGATCTTCCCGGTGGGATAACGCTGTCCCGGAAGCTGCTCGAGGAGGGTTCCCCCTATGCCAAACTGGAACAACTCAGGAAGATAGCGGTTTAA
- the trpC gene encoding indole-3-glycerol phosphate synthase TrpC → MYLERIVNHKRKEVLARQEEVPLSELIALISDLPETDAARDFKSALKRQEMALIAELKKASPSKGLLRADFDPGQLAAAYEQAGAAALSVLTDETFFQGSLQNLRIAKKETRHVPLLRKDFVVDPYQLYEAKLYGADAVLLIVAVLGEEALSRFITAAQDLGLTPLVEVHGLREVEAALQAGAEVIGINNRDLSTFQVNLETTLELVRKIPADVITVSESGIRTRDDLSRLEEAGVAAVLVGETLVTAADPGLKLRQLLGVA, encoded by the coding sequence ATGTATCTGGAACGGATCGTAAACCATAAGCGAAAAGAAGTCCTGGCTCGCCAAGAAGAAGTGCCACTATCGGAATTAATCGCTCTGATATCGGATTTACCGGAGACGGATGCGGCGCGGGATTTCAAGTCTGCGCTCAAGCGGCAAGAGATGGCGTTGATTGCCGAACTGAAGAAAGCCTCGCCGTCCAAAGGACTTTTACGTGCCGATTTCGATCCGGGGCAACTGGCGGCGGCTTACGAACAAGCCGGCGCTGCCGCGCTATCGGTTTTAACGGATGAGACATTCTTTCAAGGATCCTTACAAAACCTGCGGATCGCTAAAAAGGAAACCCGTCATGTTCCGTTGCTGCGGAAAGATTTTGTCGTCGACCCTTATCAATTGTACGAGGCCAAACTCTATGGCGCCGACGCGGTGCTGCTGATCGTGGCGGTTCTGGGCGAAGAGGCGTTGTCCCGGTTCATTACCGCCGCTCAGGACCTGGGCTTGACTCCCTTGGTGGAAGTGCACGGTCTTCGGGAGGTCGAGGCGGCGTTGCAAGCCGGGGCCGAGGTCATCGGGATCAACAATCGCGACCTGAGCACCTTTCAGGTGAATCTGGAGACTACGTTGGAGCTAGTCCGGAAGATTCCGGCGGATGTCATCACTGTTTCGGAGAGCGGGATCCGTACCCGGGATGACTTGAGCCGGTTGGAAGAGGCCGGAGTCGCAGCGGTGTTGGTGGGCGAAACCCTGGTAACGGCCGCCGATCCCGGCCTGAAACTGCGGCAGCTATTGGGGGTGGCCTAA
- a CDS encoding phosphoribosylanthranilate isomerase produces the protein MKICGITRLEDALACTRHGAAALGFVFAPSSRQVSVPQAAAITRQLPPFVIRVGVFVNEDPDRIREIMRDCRLDLAQLHGEETVADAARLDGRAIKAFKAGRDQPAPPWREANIRAVLVDAYRPGVEGGTGCTFDWKLFEAFRGLGHPLILAGGLDAGNIASAARQARPDAVDLSSGVEARPGIKDPLKIRQLLEQTRSL, from the coding sequence GTGAAAATTTGCGGAATTACCCGCCTCGAGGACGCGCTCGCCTGTACCCGTCACGGTGCGGCCGCGCTGGGGTTCGTATTTGCGCCATCGTCCCGGCAAGTCTCCGTCCCCCAGGCGGCGGCCATCACCCGGCAGCTTCCGCCGTTCGTGATCCGGGTCGGGGTTTTCGTCAATGAAGATCCGGACCGAATCCGGGAGATCATGCGTGATTGCCGGCTCGATCTCGCGCAGCTACACGGGGAAGAGACGGTGGCGGACGCCGCAAGACTGGACGGCCGGGCCATTAAAGCCTTTAAGGCCGGGAGGGATCAACCCGCTCCCCCGTGGCGGGAGGCCAATATCCGGGCGGTATTGGTGGACGCCTACCGGCCGGGCGTGGAGGGAGGAACAGGGTGCACTTTCGATTGGAAGCTTTTCGAAGCGTTCCGCGGCCTGGGGCACCCGCTGATCCTGGCCGGCGGACTGGATGCCGGGAATATTGCGTCCGCGGCGCGACAGGCGCGGCCGGACGCGGTCGATTTATCCAGCGGCGTGGAGGCCAGGCCCGGCATCAAGGATCCGCTGAAGATTCGCCAATTGTTGGAGCAGACCCGGTCTTTATGA
- the trpB gene encoding tryptophan synthase subunit beta: MTENRPGYYGRFGGRYVPETLMAALDELDAAYRRYATDPEFTAELDDLFHHYSGRPTPLYFAERFSRELGKGRIYLKREDLNHTGAHKINNALGQILLAKRMGKKRIIAETGAGQHGVAAATVAAKFGLSCTVYMGEVDIARQSLNVFRMRLLGAEVVPVRSGSRTLKDATNEAMRDWVATVDDSYYLIGSVVGPHPYPMMVRNFQAVIGRETRAQLMQAADKLPDYVVACVGGGSNSMGIFHEFVAEPAVQLVGVEAAGEGLETEHHAATLSKGEPGVLHGALSYLLSDSDGQVLEAYSISAGLDYPGVGPEHSFLKDSGRVNYQAVTDGEALAAFDYLTKTEGIIPALESSHAVAMGMKLAPTLTEGQIMVINLSGRGDKDIHTVAQSMGVVL, translated from the coding sequence ATGACCGAAAATCGCCCGGGCTATTACGGCCGGTTCGGCGGCAGATATGTGCCGGAGACCTTGATGGCGGCATTGGATGAGTTGGATGCCGCTTACCGGCGCTACGCCACAGATCCCGAATTCACGGCGGAGTTGGATGACTTGTTTCATCATTACTCCGGCCGGCCGACGCCCTTATATTTCGCGGAGCGGTTCAGCCGGGAGTTAGGCAAGGGACGGATTTATCTCAAAAGAGAAGATCTGAATCATACCGGCGCCCATAAGATCAACAATGCCCTCGGCCAGATTTTGCTGGCGAAGCGCATGGGCAAAAAGCGGATTATCGCCGAGACCGGCGCCGGCCAACATGGGGTAGCCGCCGCCACGGTCGCGGCAAAGTTCGGATTGAGCTGCACGGTCTATATGGGTGAAGTCGATATTGCCCGCCAGTCATTGAATGTTTTCCGGATGCGCCTGTTGGGGGCGGAAGTGGTTCCGGTCCGTTCGGGCAGCCGCACCTTGAAGGATGCGACCAATGAAGCGATGCGGGACTGGGTGGCCACGGTGGACGACAGTTATTATCTGATCGGTTCGGTGGTCGGCCCTCATCCCTATCCGATGATGGTCCGGAACTTCCAGGCCGTCATCGGCCGCGAAACCCGGGCGCAACTGATGCAGGCCGCCGACAAACTCCCCGATTATGTGGTCGCTTGCGTCGGCGGCGGCAGCAATTCGATGGGGATCTTTCACGAATTCGTCGCCGAACCCGCGGTGCAACTGGTGGGCGTGGAGGCCGCCGGCGAAGGCTTGGAGACGGAGCATCACGCCGCGACCCTGAGCAAGGGAGAGCCGGGCGTCTTGCACGGCGCATTGAGCTACCTGTTGTCCGACTCCGACGGCCAAGTGCTGGAGGCTTATTCCATCTCGGCCGGGCTGGACTATCCGGGAGTCGGCCCGGAACACAGCTTTCTTAAGGACAGCGGCCGGGTGAACTATCAGGCGGTGACCGATGGGGAAGCGCTCGCCGCCTTCGATTATCTGACTAAAACCGAGGGAATCATTCCGGCCCTGGAAAGCTCGCATGCCGTGGCCATGGGGATGAAGCTGGCGCCGACGTTAACGGAGGGCCAGATCATGGTGATTAATCTTTCGGGACGGGGCGACAAGGATATTCATACCGTCGCCCAAAGCATGGGGGTGGTTTTATGA
- the trpA gene encoding tryptophan synthase subunit alpha, translated as MNQVAARYESLRRDRRKALIPYLMGGDPGLRETADLLTVLSEAGADLIEVGVPFSDPVADGPIIQAAGQRALNNGCTVAKLLATLKEVLPGLGTPVILMAYYNTLYHRGIERFMAEARESGVAGLIIPDLPPEEAGDLRHYASEYEIGLNFLVAPTSPAERIRQAAEASTGFLYAVSLKGVTGVRNQLPAGIPDFIARIKTQTSKPVGVGFGISTLEQARSIGQLADGVIVGSAIVQAIAEDSSFQKVTAAVRNLKEGLAG; from the coding sequence ATGAATCAGGTAGCGGCCCGGTATGAATCATTACGGCGCGACCGGCGGAAGGCGCTGATTCCCTATCTGATGGGCGGCGATCCCGGTCTACGGGAGACGGCCGATTTGTTGACGGTCTTGAGCGAAGCGGGGGCGGATCTGATCGAGGTCGGCGTGCCGTTCTCCGATCCGGTGGCCGATGGCCCGATCATTCAGGCTGCCGGCCAGCGGGCCTTGAATAACGGCTGTACCGTCGCCAAGCTGCTGGCAACCCTGAAAGAAGTGCTTCCGGGCCTGGGAACGCCGGTGATCCTGATGGCCTATTACAATACCCTTTACCACCGGGGCATCGAGCGTTTCATGGCGGAAGCCCGGGAGAGCGGAGTCGCGGGACTCATCATCCCCGATCTGCCGCCCGAGGAAGCGGGAGATCTGCGCCATTATGCGTCGGAATATGAGATCGGCCTCAACTTCTTGGTGGCTCCCACCAGCCCCGCGGAACGCATCCGCCAGGCGGCCGAGGCTTCCACGGGCTTTCTCTACGCGGTATCCCTCAAGGGAGTTACCGGGGTCCGCAACCAATTGCCGGCGGGGATCCCGGATTTCATCGCCCGGATCAAGACGCAGACTTCGAAACCGGTGGGTGTCGGCTTCGGCATCTCCACTCTGGAGCAAGCCCGTTCCATCGGCCAGCTGGCCGATGGGGTGATTGTGGGCAGCGCGATCGTTCAGGCCATCGCCGAGGATTCCAGTTTTCAAAAGGTGACCGCGGCGGTGCGAAACCTCAAAGAAGGTTTGGCGGGATAA
- a CDS encoding tetratricopeptide repeat protein — translation MIQVIPIMAEPGPLYLPVLARGLSDLAALRFNSVEIEAQVNIYLEQKEPQTLLELPLLPEPVWNGEELWLAGVLKAEEELSLALVLFDPRCEQALYHISFQVPESQFLSEWEKQMAGLLTLLKGEPLKESQRMYTESLEAFLAFRKGLESLSQAKDERTRNEGLESLLNAVAYDPEFIEAADILVLFLVQNGIAHNFEHSVEVLERLRQIVNSHPRIPLVLAEVYLQWGKTEKATQVLEELTDSFPDFSDGWIRRALLYHSEQRLDEALVALQNVLTVEPENLTAHDLMGAVYAGKGQPEQAEAVWEKALTLDPSRVNILTNLALLAEEKENSAQAESFYKQALQTGVEWWGTFHYYGTFCLRQKRFEEAVSLLEQAVKLNPTNTLSYQNLAFAQLQLERYKEAQESLLRLLQLASDNYTRRQTLQLLNQLNDEGIKIEIQIRKLERDWENGKRWPVAGGLLKLFYRARQHWFYWYLTGRIVTEVGLPGLAMACYHQGLRYDPGFPLFKKLGLYYWQKESLRKALPFLRQAYQLHQSDVEISKAYLQTLMKLGEVEELQANFQSLAATPLNQTTL, via the coding sequence TTGATACAGGTCATTCCGATTATGGCCGAACCAGGACCTTTATACCTGCCCGTATTGGCGCGCGGCCTCTCCGATTTGGCGGCTTTACGTTTCAATTCGGTGGAGATCGAAGCCCAAGTCAATATTTATCTGGAGCAAAAAGAGCCGCAAACACTATTGGAGCTGCCATTGCTCCCCGAGCCTGTCTGGAATGGGGAGGAGTTATGGCTGGCCGGAGTCTTAAAGGCGGAAGAAGAGCTTTCATTAGCTCTGGTTCTTTTTGATCCACGGTGCGAACAAGCGCTTTATCATATTTCTTTTCAAGTCCCCGAGTCGCAATTCCTTTCCGAATGGGAGAAACAGATGGCCGGATTGTTAACTCTGCTGAAAGGGGAGCCCCTGAAGGAAAGCCAGCGGATGTACACCGAATCGCTCGAAGCCTTTTTGGCGTTTCGCAAGGGATTGGAGAGTCTTTCCCAAGCCAAGGATGAGCGAACGCGCAATGAGGGCCTGGAGAGTCTTTTGAATGCCGTGGCCTATGATCCGGAATTTATCGAGGCTGCGGACATTCTTGTGCTTTTTCTGGTCCAAAACGGGATTGCTCACAATTTTGAGCATTCCGTTGAGGTCCTGGAGCGGTTGCGCCAGATCGTCAATTCCCACCCGCGTATCCCCCTGGTCCTAGCCGAAGTATACTTGCAATGGGGAAAAACGGAAAAAGCAACTCAAGTCCTGGAAGAGCTTACCGATTCTTTTCCGGATTTCAGTGACGGTTGGATCCGCCGGGCTTTGCTGTATCACAGCGAGCAAAGGCTGGATGAGGCGTTGGTGGCATTGCAAAATGTGCTGACGGTCGAACCCGAAAATTTGACCGCCCATGATCTGATGGGCGCTGTTTATGCCGGCAAAGGCCAGCCGGAGCAGGCTGAAGCCGTCTGGGAGAAAGCCCTGACCCTCGATCCGTCGCGGGTGAACATCCTCACTAACCTGGCGTTGCTGGCCGAAGAGAAAGAAAATTCGGCGCAGGCGGAGAGTTTTTATAAACAGGCATTGCAGACCGGAGTCGAGTGGTGGGGGACATTCCATTATTATGGGACATTCTGCCTGCGGCAGAAGCGGTTTGAAGAAGCTGTGTCCTTACTGGAGCAGGCGGTAAAATTAAACCCGACTAACACCCTATCCTATCAGAATCTGGCCTTTGCGCAGCTGCAATTGGAACGGTACAAGGAAGCTCAGGAATCTTTGTTGCGCTTGTTGCAATTGGCGTCCGACAATTATACTCGCCGTCAGACCTTGCAACTCTTGAATCAACTGAACGATGAGGGAATTAAGATTGAGATTCAGATCAGAAAACTGGAGCGGGATTGGGAGAACGGGAAACGGTGGCCGGTGGCCGGAGGATTGTTGAAGCTGTTTTACCGAGCCCGGCAACACTGGTTTTATTGGTACTTGACGGGCCGGATCGTCACCGAGGTCGGACTACCGGGTTTGGCCATGGCCTGTTATCACCAGGGGCTCCGTTACGACCCGGGTTTTCCGCTCTTTAAAAAACTCGGTTTGTATTATTGGCAGAAGGAATCCCTCCGAAAGGCGCTGCCTTTTTTACGCCAGGCGTATCAGCTCCATCAAAGCGACGTGGAGATCTCCAAAGCGTATCTGCAAACTTTGATGAAACTGGGTGAGGTTGAGGAGTTGCAAGCGAACTTCCAAAGCTTGGCGGCTACTCCACTCAATCAGACGACGCTGTGA
- a CDS encoding IclR family transcriptional regulator: MSRSRNETPGETVQAVNRALALLEILSTEGDSIALSKLAKEANLKLTTAHRLINTLMYKGFVQQDPVTLKYRLGLKAFEIGIAAMSAMDLTAVARPFLKELAAQTTETTNLAILDGHEVVYVDQIESTNMVIVKMFARIGNRGPAYCTGTGKVLLADLSEEELRRRFAAVDFIRFTPQTIISIDELSATLKKIRRDGYALDFSERDEGVTCVAAPIKNYENRVLAAISVSGPLHRMGDERIRSEILPCVLDAARNISERLGYHYPVSGSPAAHG; the protein is encoded by the coding sequence ATGAGCCGGTCCCGCAATGAAACTCCGGGAGAAACCGTACAAGCCGTCAATAGAGCGCTCGCATTGTTGGAGATTCTTTCGACGGAAGGGGATTCGATCGCCCTTTCAAAGTTGGCGAAAGAGGCCAATCTCAAATTGACCACGGCCCACCGCTTGATCAATACGTTGATGTATAAGGGCTTTGTCCAGCAAGATCCGGTAACGTTGAAGTATCGGCTAGGATTGAAGGCGTTCGAGATCGGCATCGCCGCGATGAGTGCGATGGATCTGACGGCGGTGGCGCGGCCGTTTTTGAAAGAGTTGGCGGCCCAGACCACCGAAACCACCAACTTAGCCATTTTGGACGGGCATGAAGTCGTCTACGTGGATCAGATTGAATCGACCAACATGGTCATTGTGAAGATGTTCGCGCGGATCGGCAACCGGGGGCCCGCCTATTGCACGGGCACGGGCAAGGTGTTGTTGGCCGATCTTAGCGAAGAAGAACTACGCCGGCGTTTTGCCGCTGTCGATTTTATCCGCTTCACTCCCCAGACGATTATTTCCATTGATGAACTGAGCGCCACTTTGAAAAAGATCCGTCGCGACGGATACGCCCTGGACTTTTCGGAACGCGACGAAGGGGTCACCTGTGTGGCCGCTCCCATCAAGAATTATGAGAACCGGGTGCTCGCGGCGATCAGTGTCTCCGGTCCGCTGCATCGGATGGGTGATGAGAGGATTCGCAGCGAAATTCTTCCTTGCGTACTGGACGCGGCTCGGAATATCTCGGAGCGCTTGGGTTATCACTACCCTGTCTCCGGATCCCCGGCCGCGCATGGTTGA
- the rimP gene encoding ribosome maturation factor RimP: MPKERIDAIVEGLGAPLAERLGYELVEVEYHKEGPDWVLRCTIDKDQGITTDDCQRFSEELGQVLDQEDPIPGSYLLEVSSPGLERPLKRDRDFQRFTGHKIELKLLKPIENRKVFTGELLGIAARDDVQFVIIKISDQQTMEIPRESIAKAHLVPELFGNEGGRKKR, from the coding sequence TTGCCTAAAGAACGGATCGATGCGATTGTGGAAGGTCTGGGCGCTCCTTTGGCGGAACGGTTGGGGTATGAATTGGTTGAGGTTGAATACCATAAAGAAGGACCTGACTGGGTGCTACGATGCACTATCGATAAGGATCAGGGAATTACCACCGATGATTGCCAACGTTTCAGCGAGGAGCTTGGGCAGGTTCTTGATCAGGAGGATCCGATACCTGGAAGTTATTTGCTGGAAGTTTCTTCTCCCGGTCTGGAGCGGCCGTTAAAACGGGATCGCGATTTTCAACGCTTCACGGGTCATAAAATCGAACTGAAACTGCTAAAACCCATCGAAAACCGGAAAGTTTTCACCGGGGAACTTTTGGGAATCGCGGCAAGAGACGACGTACAATTTGTCATCATCAAAATCAGCGATCAGCAAACCATGGAGATTCCGCGCGAGAGCATTGCCAAGGCTCATCTTGTCCCGGAACTCTTTGGAAATGAAGGGGGTAGAAAGAAGCGATGA
- the nusA gene encoding transcription termination factor NusA — MNHEFLDALEQIEKEKGISKEILLDAIETALASAYKRDQKVAQSIEVRVDPETGAFHVYTHKTVVEEVEDDKNEIDLAEAQKINPIYELGDLVEFEIFPKEFGRIAAQTAKQVVVQRIREAERSIIYDEFVNRVGDLITGVVQRFEQRNLFVDLGRIEGILPSNEQMPTEHYEPGTRLKTFVVEVKKTTKGPQVLLSRTRPGLLKRLFELEVPEIQDGIVEIKSVSREPGFRSKIAVYSRDHQIDPVGACVGNRGIRVQMIVRELKGEKIDIIPWSSDPIEFIINALSPAKVSDVKILPSKKTAIVIVPDFQLSLAIGKEGQNARLAAKLTGWKIDIKSETQAAEQSELIDKLVCEELGFKEPVTEQVSAQPPAAVEPEPEENVAEVVGQEEMTEVQQDEASAPNLDAEEAELEPEPGYVEEPVFVSPADEEEETVVKKKAKKSKAAPKHLARVELDDEPISLDDGYFFSDVLGDRQSKKEEKALPEETPAIPVNSENEGPGFTIGLLLGEELKKPAKEKGAKKGDK, encoded by the coding sequence ATGAATCACGAGTTTTTGGATGCTCTGGAACAGATCGAAAAAGAGAAGGGAATCAGCAAGGAAATTTTGTTGGATGCCATTGAGACTGCTTTAGCGTCGGCGTATAAGCGGGATCAAAAAGTCGCTCAGAGCATTGAGGTCCGGGTTGATCCGGAGACCGGGGCATTCCATGTTTATACCCACAAGACCGTCGTTGAAGAGGTCGAAGACGATAAGAACGAGATCGATCTGGCCGAAGCCCAGAAGATTAACCCCATCTACGAGCTTGGCGATTTGGTAGAGTTCGAAATTTTTCCGAAAGAGTTCGGCCGGATTGCCGCCCAAACCGCGAAACAAGTCGTGGTGCAACGGATTCGCGAGGCCGAACGGAGCATTATTTACGATGAATTTGTGAACCGGGTCGGCGACCTTATCACCGGAGTGGTGCAACGGTTTGAACAACGGAATCTCTTTGTCGATCTGGGCCGGATCGAGGGTATACTGCCCAGCAACGAACAAATGCCGACCGAACATTACGAACCGGGAACCCGCCTCAAAACCTTTGTGGTGGAGGTCAAAAAAACCACCAAAGGGCCACAGGTACTGCTTTCTCGCACCCGCCCCGGCTTGCTGAAACGCCTGTTTGAACTGGAGGTTCCGGAGATTCAGGACGGTATCGTGGAGATAAAGTCGGTCTCCCGTGAGCCGGGGTTCCGTTCGAAGATCGCGGTTTACAGCCGCGACCACCAGATCGATCCGGTCGGTGCTTGCGTGGGCAATCGCGGCATCCGGGTCCAAATGATTGTCCGTGAGCTGAAAGGCGAAAAAATCGATATCATTCCTTGGAGTTCCGATCCCATTGAGTTTATCATTAACGCTTTGAGCCCGGCCAAAGTGAGCGATGTGAAGATACTCCCTTCCAAAAAGACGGCGATTGTAATCGTCCCTGATTTCCAATTGTCGTTGGCCATCGGCAAAGAGGGTCAAAATGCTCGTTTAGCCGCAAAATTGACGGGCTGGAAGATCGACATCAAGAGCGAGACTCAAGCCGCCGAACAGTCGGAATTGATTGACAAGTTGGTCTGCGAAGAACTTGGCTTTAAGGAACCCGTAACGGAACAAGTTAGCGCTCAACCCCCGGCTGCAGTCGAACCGGAACCAGAGGAAAACGTCGCAGAAGTTGTCGGCCAGGAAGAAATGACGGAAGTCCAGCAGGATGAGGCATCCGCCCCCAATTTGGATGCGGAAGAAGCGGAGCTGGAGCCGGAGCCCGGATATGTTGAGGAACCGGTTTTTGTAAGCCCTGCAGACGAGGAAGAAGAGACTGTAGTCAAGAAGAAAGCCAAAAAGAGTAAGGCTGCTCCGAAACATCTAGCCAGGGTGGAATTGGACGATGAACCGATCTCCTTGGATGACGGGTACTTTTTCTCCGATGTTTTAGGAGATCGGCAATCCAAAAAAGAGGAAAAGGCGCTTCCGGAAGAGACGCCTGCGATACCTGTCAATTCCGAAAATGAAGGACCCGGATTTACCATCGGGCTATTACTGGGAGAGGAGTTAAAAAAGCCCGCGAAAGAAAAGGGTGCCAAAAAGGGGGATAAATAA
- the rnpM gene encoding RNase P modulator RnpM, whose amino-acid sequence MKVKKVPQRTCLGCKTIRPKKELIRVVRTPEGEVVLDLTGKKSGRGAYTCPKLECLELTFKGSLLERALETEITAEIKENLRSEIVKLLR is encoded by the coding sequence ATGAAGGTAAAGAAAGTTCCCCAACGAACCTGTCTGGGCTGCAAGACGATTCGTCCCAAAAAGGAATTGATCCGGGTGGTTCGAACTCCCGAAGGAGAGGTTGTACTGGATCTGACCGGTAAAAAATCCGGGCGTGGCGCTTATACCTGCCCCAAATTGGAATGCCTGGAACTTACGTTTAAAGGTTCCTTGCTCGAACGGGCTTTGGAAACTGAGATAACTGCTGAAATCAAAGAGAATTTGCGTTCTGAGATTGTGAAGTTGCTTCGATGA
- a CDS encoding L7Ae/L30e/S12e/Gadd45 family ribosomal protein, which translates to MTKVETLLGFAAKAGRLITGTAAVETAIRKNRVKIVICAGDLSAKTLKNFQYLCDQRSIPFYTFGTVSEIGRWIGIPGRGIIGIHSPDFAKSIGSLLNDGGDEP; encoded by the coding sequence ATGACTAAAGTTGAAACATTGTTAGGCTTCGCAGCCAAAGCCGGCCGTTTGATTACCGGTACCGCCGCCGTGGAAACTGCGATTCGGAAGAATCGGGTGAAGATCGTAATCTGTGCCGGCGATCTTTCAGCTAAGACATTGAAGAATTTTCAATATTTATGCGACCAGCGTTCGATTCCTTTCTATACGTTCGGAACGGTTTCGGAAATCGGTCGTTGGATAGGAATTCCCGGCCGTGGAATTATCGGGATTCATTCTCCTGATTTTGCAAAAAGTATCGGTTCTTTATTAAATGATGGAGGTGACGAGCCATAA